A single Candidatus Methylomirabilota bacterium DNA region contains:
- a CDS encoding amidohydrolase family protein → MEYRIISADDHIDMPWLPKDLWQKRVPAQWRERAPRVVDTADGPYWVCGDDRWEAWGGRRGGVGALSGRRSALERGGVLEPGVLRPTTTALRLADMDRDGVDATVMYGPIVPLLIKDPGLRRVCYRAYNDWLAEFCATAPARFVGAGLIPIDDAKEAADEVRYLKQIGLRTGMFLAARVERPLWDEDWEPLWEAGAETGMPIGFHLGGGLRTTVDSGPKATTAGNIGVRVACATLQMDEPLAAVIFSGACERFPTLKIVLAETGIGWLPYMLERMDDTYRKFLDAEEYWRTHGGLQLTMPPSGYFRRQIWATFQTDHVGVRVVDTLGESRVMWASDYPHPDSTWPESQKAIEDNFKAVGPSTRRHILCENAKELYGL, encoded by the coding sequence ATGGAATACCGGATCATCTCGGCGGACGATCACATCGACATGCCGTGGCTGCCCAAGGATCTCTGGCAGAAGAGGGTGCCCGCCCAGTGGCGTGAGCGCGCCCCCCGCGTCGTCGACACGGCGGATGGGCCGTACTGGGTCTGCGGCGACGATCGATGGGAAGCGTGGGGGGGCCGACGGGGCGGCGTGGGCGCGCTCAGCGGTCGACGCTCGGCGCTGGAGCGGGGCGGCGTGCTCGAGCCCGGAGTGTTGCGCCCCACCACCACGGCCCTGCGCCTCGCGGACATGGATCGCGACGGCGTCGACGCCACCGTGATGTACGGGCCGATCGTGCCGCTGCTCATCAAGGATCCCGGCTTGCGGCGCGTGTGCTATCGCGCCTACAACGACTGGCTCGCCGAGTTCTGCGCCACGGCGCCCGCGCGCTTCGTGGGGGCGGGACTGATTCCGATCGATGACGCGAAGGAGGCCGCCGACGAGGTGCGCTATCTCAAGCAGATCGGTCTCCGGACGGGAATGTTTCTGGCCGCCCGCGTGGAGCGACCGCTCTGGGACGAGGACTGGGAGCCCCTGTGGGAGGCGGGGGCGGAGACGGGCATGCCGATCGGCTTTCACCTGGGCGGCGGGCTGCGCACGACCGTGGACAGCGGCCCGAAGGCGACGACCGCGGGGAATATCGGAGTCCGGGTGGCCTGCGCCACCCTGCAGATGGATGAGCCGCTGGCCGCCGTGATCTTTTCCGGGGCGTGCGAGCGCTTTCCCACGCTGAAGATCGTGCTCGCGGAGACGGGCATCGGATGGCTGCCCTACATGCTCGAGCGGATGGACGACACGTACCGGAAGTTTCTCGACGCCGAGGAGTACTGGCGCACCCACGGTGGACTCCAGCTGACCATGCCGCCGAGCGGCTACTTCCGGCGTCAGATCTGGGCCACCTTCCAGACCGACCACGTGGGCGTACGGGTCGTCGACACCCTCGGGGAGAGCCGCGTCATGTGGGCGTCCGACTACCCGCACCCGGACAGCACGTGGCCGGAATCGCAGAAAGCCATCGAGGACAACTTCAAGGCGGTCGGCCCCTCGACCCGGCGGCACATCCTCTGCGAGAACGCCAAGGAGCTGTACGGCCTCTGA
- a CDS encoding AMP-binding protein, whose amino-acid sequence MTRGASTPSTVFDAFLATAEAAPDQAFLCAPPSPGRAYHPAGVEYTYAQVRAEALALRERYAAAGHGHGHRVALLFENRPEFFFHYLALNALGVGIVPINPDYRHDELLYQMDHSEVELAVTISSRVGVLEAVARERKTPLPVVDAEALPAELPKARPAPRAGAPGLDTECGLLYTSGTTGRPKGCILTNFYYLNAGAWYRDLGGRLAIEHGRERFMNPLPLFHMNCQAVTATCAILTANCVILPERFSPRRWWPEVDASRPTIIHYLGVMPPLLLNQEPAPEERRHRIKFGLGAGVEPELHELFEKRFGFPLVEVWGMTETGRILADRFEPREVHTRAFGRPHGGLEARVVDERDGELPVDGEGELLIRWSGPEGPRHGFFAGYLKNAEATEEAWRGGWFHTGDVVRRDGRGMLYFVDRKKNIIRRSGENIAAAEVEACLQAHEAVAQVAVLAVPDEIREEEVMACVVPMPGSTADARLAEELAGWCLGRLAYFKAPGWVLFVDRLPTTGTQKVQKAQIFPRGEDPRLRPGAIDLRARKKRG is encoded by the coding sequence GTGACGCGCGGAGCCTCGACGCCAAGCACGGTCTTCGACGCGTTCTTGGCCACCGCGGAGGCTGCGCCCGACCAGGCCTTCCTCTGCGCGCCACCATCCCCCGGGCGCGCCTATCATCCCGCCGGTGTCGAGTACACCTACGCGCAGGTTCGCGCCGAGGCGCTGGCCCTGCGCGAGCGCTACGCGGCCGCCGGCCATGGCCACGGCCATCGCGTGGCCCTCCTCTTCGAGAACCGGCCGGAGTTCTTCTTCCACTATCTGGCCCTCAATGCGCTCGGCGTGGGCATCGTCCCCATCAATCCCGACTATCGCCACGACGAGCTCCTGTATCAGATGGACCACTCCGAGGTGGAGCTGGCGGTGACGATCTCGTCACGCGTCGGCGTCCTCGAGGCGGTGGCGCGCGAACGAAAGACACCGCTGCCCGTGGTCGATGCCGAGGCCCTGCCCGCCGAGCTTCCCAAAGCGAGACCGGCCCCGCGTGCGGGAGCGCCCGGGCTCGACACCGAGTGCGGCCTCCTCTATACCTCGGGTACCACGGGACGGCCCAAGGGCTGCATCCTCACCAACTTCTACTATCTGAACGCCGGGGCCTGGTACCGCGACCTGGGCGGGCGGCTTGCCATCGAGCACGGGCGCGAGCGCTTCATGAATCCGCTGCCGCTCTTTCACATGAACTGCCAGGCGGTGACGGCGACGTGCGCCATCCTCACCGCCAACTGCGTCATCCTGCCCGAGCGCTTCAGCCCGCGCCGCTGGTGGCCCGAAGTGGACGCCTCGCGTCCGACCATCATTCACTATCTCGGCGTGATGCCTCCGCTCCTCCTCAACCAGGAGCCTGCGCCCGAGGAGCGCCGGCATCGCATCAAGTTCGGCCTGGGCGCGGGCGTCGAGCCCGAGCTTCACGAGCTTTTCGAGAAACGCTTCGGCTTCCCTCTCGTGGAGGTCTGGGGGATGACCGAGACGGGCCGCATCCTGGCCGATCGCTTCGAGCCGCGCGAGGTCCACACGCGCGCCTTCGGACGGCCCCACGGCGGCCTCGAGGCCCGCGTCGTCGACGAGCGTGACGGCGAGCTGCCCGTGGATGGCGAGGGCGAGCTCCTCATCCGCTGGAGCGGACCCGAAGGCCCACGCCACGGCTTCTTCGCCGGCTATCTGAAGAACGCGGAGGCCACCGAGGAGGCGTGGCGCGGCGGCTGGTTCCACACGGGCGACGTCGTGCGTCGGGACGGCCGCGGCATGCTCTACTTCGTCGATCGCAAGAAGAACATCATCCGCCGCTCCGGCGAGAACATCGCGGCGGCGGAGGTGGAGGCGTGCCTGCAGGCCCACGAAGCCGTCGCGCAGGTAGCGGTGCTCGCCGTGCCCGACGAGATCCGCGAGGAGGAGGTCATGGCCTGTGTGGTGCCCATGCCCGGCTCGACGGCCGACGCGCGCCTGGCCGAAGAGCTCGCGGGCTGGTGTCTCGGCCGGCTCGCCTACTTCAAGGCGCCGGGCTGGGTCCTCTTCGTCGACCGCCTGCCCACCACGGGCACCCAGAAAGTGCAGAAGGCCCAGATCTTCCCCCGAGGGGAGGACCCGCGCCTGCGCCCCGGCGCCATCGACCTCCGCGCCCGCAAGAAGCGCGGCTGA
- a CDS encoding peroxiredoxin — KAMLTYPMSTGRNFDEVLRLLDSCQLTAKHKVATPVNWKQGEDVIIVPAVSDADAKQAYPGGWKSPKPYIRIVPQPR, encoded by the coding sequence TCAAGGCGATGCTGACCTATCCGATGAGCACGGGCCGCAACTTCGACGAAGTGCTGCGGCTGCTGGATTCCTGCCAGCTGACGGCGAAGCACAAGGTGGCCACCCCCGTGAACTGGAAGCAGGGGGAGGACGTCATCATCGTGCCCGCCGTCTCGGACGCCGATGCCAAGCAGGCGTACCCGGGCGGCTGGAAGTCGCCGAAGCCGTACATCCGGATCGTTCCCCAGCCGCGATAG
- a CDS encoding aminotransferase class III-fold pyridoxal phosphate-dependent enzyme, with protein sequence MAEPTKVRSARETELLERARKRLPGGVLGTYKYASDAAFVVKHGKGSKIYDMSGREYIDYVLASGPLVLGHAHPAVVAAVREQIEGGSTYFMVNEPIIQLAEEICEAMPCAEQVRFTSTGSEATFFALRVARTYRQRDKILKFEGGYHGAHDYSMMSSAPRAPKAFPAPVPDSAGIPHSIESEVLIAPFNDLGTVEGIIATHADELAAVLVEPLQRLVPPQPGFLQGLREITRRHGVLLIFDEVVTGFRLAYGGAQQYYGVVPDLAAIGKIVGGGFPLAAVCGSEELMRPFDPEYDGKGDFISQSGTLNGNPIAAVAGLATLAELRKPGAYETIHGTGRRLMAGLTELVGKARLPGQVVGEPVCFDVLFTDEPVIDYRAVQRADGALSRTFTTELIKRGVVKNNQKMYMSLVHSPEDVAKTLEACEDALKALPRKKARE encoded by the coding sequence ATGGCTGAGCCGACGAAAGTGCGGTCTGCGAGAGAAACCGAGCTGCTGGAGCGGGCCAGGAAGCGCCTGCCCGGCGGCGTGCTGGGCACGTACAAGTACGCGTCCGATGCCGCCTTCGTGGTCAAGCACGGCAAAGGCTCGAAGATCTACGACATGAGCGGGCGCGAGTACATCGACTACGTCCTGGCCTCGGGCCCGCTCGTCCTCGGCCACGCCCATCCGGCGGTGGTGGCCGCGGTCCGCGAGCAGATCGAGGGCGGCAGCACGTACTTCATGGTCAACGAGCCCATCATCCAGCTCGCCGAGGAGATCTGCGAGGCCATGCCGTGCGCCGAGCAGGTGCGCTTCACCTCCACGGGCTCGGAGGCCACGTTCTTCGCCCTGCGCGTGGCCCGCACCTATCGCCAGCGTGACAAGATTCTGAAATTCGAGGGCGGCTACCACGGCGCCCACGACTACTCGATGATGAGCTCGGCCCCGCGCGCTCCCAAGGCCTTCCCGGCGCCCGTGCCCGACTCTGCGGGCATTCCCCACTCGATCGAGAGCGAGGTGCTGATCGCGCCCTTCAACGATCTCGGCACGGTGGAGGGCATCATCGCCACCCACGCCGATGAGCTGGCCGCGGTGCTCGTCGAGCCGCTGCAGCGCCTGGTGCCGCCCCAGCCCGGATTCCTGCAAGGGCTGCGCGAGATCACCCGCCGCCACGGCGTGCTCCTCATCTTCGACGAGGTGGTGACGGGGTTCCGCCTGGCGTATGGCGGGGCCCAGCAATACTACGGGGTCGTACCCGACCTCGCGGCCATCGGCAAGATCGTGGGCGGCGGCTTTCCTCTCGCCGCGGTGTGCGGCTCCGAGGAGCTGATGCGCCCCTTCGATCCGGAGTACGACGGAAAGGGAGACTTCATCTCCCAGTCGGGCACGCTGAATGGCAACCCGATTGCCGCGGTGGCCGGTCTCGCCACCCTCGCCGAGCTACGCAAGCCCGGCGCCTACGAGACGATTCATGGCACGGGCCGGCGCCTCATGGCCGGATTGACCGAGCTCGTGGGCAAGGCGAGACTGCCCGGGCAAGTGGTGGGTGAGCCCGTGTGCTTCGACGTCCTCTTCACCGACGAGCCCGTGATCGACTACCGCGCGGTCCAGAGGGCGGACGGCGCGCTTTCCCGGACCTTCACCACCGAGCTGATCAAGCGCGGGGTGGTGAAGAACAACCAGAAAATGTACATGTCCCTCGTGCACTCGCCCGAGGACGTGGCCAAGACGCTCGAGGCCTGCGAGGACGCCTTGAAAGCCTTGCCCAGGAAGAAAGCGCGGGAGTAG
- a CDS encoding amidohydrolase family protein: MANRTLKIENARYVLTLDGQRRIIRDASILVEDGRIRRVAKAAELAALPADRVIDARRLLVTPGFVNGHMHISYAHAVRGIFPDELASPLVHVFALQEAMTEEEEYHTTLLGLVELLKNGTVCFVDPGSTKFPDACLQAYEDSGIRVILGECVTDQDAPFKLPRYATGEAVARTASFVEKWHGRLQGRVRAWAMPFSPETCSGELLRALKRVVDERGTALTLHHGSGPKARQEYAARHGRRPTEYLESLGVVGPNVVLAHALGLDDAEIDCLARTQTAVVMCPVTAAKSGRGVPEHGRMPELLAKGVKVALGCDSPNNSNHLDMVRAMNMAAIQYKDARQDLRLIPAESALEMATVVGAQALNVGDDLGSIEPGKRADFVLFDTERPEWQALFNPVNNLVYNADGRSVHTVVVDGRVVVEDHRQSFVDEGRLFAKVQEIGEGLQARTGITFPRSRWPIV, encoded by the coding sequence ATGGCCAACCGCACCCTGAAGATCGAGAACGCGCGGTACGTCCTGACCCTGGATGGTCAGCGTCGCATCATCCGTGACGCCTCCATCCTCGTGGAGGACGGCCGGATCCGCCGCGTGGCCAAGGCGGCCGAGCTGGCCGCCCTGCCCGCCGACCGCGTGATCGACGCCCGACGGCTGCTCGTCACCCCGGGCTTCGTCAACGGCCACATGCACATCAGCTACGCGCACGCCGTCCGCGGGATCTTCCCCGACGAGCTGGCCAGCCCCCTCGTCCACGTGTTCGCCCTCCAGGAGGCCATGACCGAGGAAGAGGAGTATCACACGACCTTGCTCGGCCTCGTCGAGCTCCTGAAGAACGGCACGGTGTGCTTCGTGGATCCGGGCAGCACGAAGTTTCCCGACGCGTGTCTGCAGGCCTACGAGGACTCCGGCATCCGGGTGATCCTCGGGGAATGCGTCACCGATCAGGACGCCCCCTTCAAGCTGCCCCGCTACGCCACCGGCGAGGCGGTCGCGCGGACGGCGTCCTTCGTCGAGAAGTGGCACGGGCGGCTCCAGGGCCGCGTGCGGGCCTGGGCCATGCCCTTCTCGCCTGAGACCTGCAGCGGGGAGCTCTTGCGGGCGCTCAAGCGCGTGGTGGACGAGCGTGGCACGGCCCTGACGCTCCATCACGGCAGCGGCCCCAAGGCGCGCCAGGAATACGCTGCTCGCCATGGCCGGCGACCGACGGAGTACCTGGAATCCCTCGGCGTGGTCGGACCCAACGTCGTCCTCGCGCACGCCCTTGGCCTGGACGACGCCGAGATCGACTGCCTGGCCCGCACGCAAACCGCCGTGGTCATGTGCCCCGTCACCGCCGCCAAGAGCGGCCGCGGGGTGCCCGAGCACGGCCGGATGCCGGAGCTGCTGGCCAAGGGCGTCAAGGTCGCTCTGGGCTGCGACTCGCCCAACAACTCCAACCACCTCGACATGGTCCGCGCCATGAACATGGCGGCCATCCAGTACAAGGACGCCCGCCAGGACTTGCGTCTCATCCCCGCCGAGTCCGCTCTCGAGATGGCCACGGTGGTGGGCGCGCAGGCCTTGAACGTCGGCGACGACCTGGGCTCCATCGAGCCGGGCAAGCGCGCGGACTTCGTGCTGTTCGATACGGAGAGGCCGGAGTGGCAGGCCCTCTTCAATCCCGTCAACAACCTCGTCTACAACGCCGACGGCCGGAGCGTGCACACGGTGGTGGTGGACGGCCGCGTCGTCGTGGAGGACCACCGTCAGTCCTTCGTCGACGAGGGCCGGCTCTTCGCCAAGGTGCAGGAGATCGGCGAGGGCCTGCAGGCGAGGACGGGCATCACCTTTCCCCGCTCGCGCTGGCCCATCGTCTGA
- a CDS encoding RidA family protein, with amino-acid sequence MTTFEVITGPTPWPERYTFSPAVRAGNLLFLSGATATDERGQVVAPGDIVEQTRVIFRKFERLLEAAGGGLEHIVQTTDYITTTENYARTAGVRRELFKGRYPTATGVIVKGLLREGAVIEISAVAVLPG; translated from the coding sequence ATGACCACCTTCGAGGTGATCACGGGGCCCACTCCGTGGCCGGAGCGCTATACGTTTTCCCCGGCGGTGCGCGCGGGCAATCTTCTCTTTCTCTCGGGAGCTACCGCCACCGACGAGCGTGGGCAGGTGGTGGCGCCCGGCGACATCGTGGAGCAGACGCGCGTCATCTTCCGGAAGTTCGAGCGCTTGCTCGAGGCGGCGGGCGGCGGACTCGAGCACATCGTGCAGACCACGGACTACATCACCACCACCGAGAACTACGCGCGGACGGCGGGCGTGCGGCGCGAGCTCTTCAAGGGCCGCTACCCGACGGCCACGGGTGTCATCGTCAAGGGCCTGCTGCGCGAAGGCGCCGTCATCGAGATCTCCGCGGTCGCCGTCCTGCCCGGCTGA
- a CDS encoding MaoC/PaaZ C-terminal domain-containing protein: MDQDGQLYFDDFELGDRFRSPARTLGDAHFLLFSGLTGDNHPLHYDEEYASRTRFGARVAHGLLVMAMSALGGSPMSPRLEASMIAFLEQGCRFLKPVLLNDTVHAEFEVAALERKGERGILRLRIAMVNQKSETVLEGHHVYLLRCR; the protein is encoded by the coding sequence ATGGACCAGGACGGGCAGCTCTACTTCGACGACTTCGAGCTCGGCGATCGCTTCCGCAGCCCCGCCCGCACGCTGGGTGACGCCCACTTTCTCCTCTTCTCTGGCCTGACGGGGGACAACCACCCGCTCCACTACGACGAGGAGTACGCGAGCCGGACGCGCTTCGGCGCCCGGGTAGCCCACGGGCTCCTGGTCATGGCCATGTCGGCGCTGGGCGGCTCACCGATGTCCCCGCGTCTCGAAGCCTCGATGATCGCCTTCCTGGAGCAGGGCTGTCGCTTCCTCAAGCCGGTTCTCCTCAATGACACCGTGCACGCAGAGTTCGAGGTGGCCGCCCTCGAGCGCAAGGGGGAGCGCGGGATCCTGCGCCTGCGGATTGCCATGGTGAACCAGAAGAGCGAGACCGTGCTCGAGGGCCACCACGTGTATCTCTTGCGCTGCCGATGA
- a CDS encoding AMP-binding protein, which yields MGASRPALRWHGKDGASRTCSFEELSQLSSRFCGWLRAHGVGEGDRVAGFLPRISETIAVILGTWKAGGVYVPIFTGFGADAIEFRVRHSEAKVLCTQWEHRPRVPAPLPGGAPIVTIAGRAPLPEGDVSFGAAVGGPPDRVAPVVRRRDDPAVLLYTSGSTGAPKGVQIAANFVAAVHPWMLYGVDLRPDDVFWPTGDPGWGYGLVCYMVALAMGTTVSCHEGPPSPEYCLERLSRDGVTNLATTPTVLRGIMALPPDCLRRAPVRLRRVSSCGEPLNAEVVRFFQDRWNVTVMDHYGASEFGLPIGNGSALEMEVRPGSMGLPFPGCTMAIVDDEGREVARGEVGHIAMRQDPQGYYALGYWRDEARWREAHRGGWMTIGDLGRRDGDGYFWFEGRADDVIKSAGYRIGPFEVESAILLHPAVAEAAVVGRPDPLRGQIVAAFVVLKPGGRSYPGLTEEIVEIVKTRVGRHQYPREVEFLTELPKTETGKIQRFLLRRPTSPAHAKERA from the coding sequence GTGGGCGCGAGCCGCCCCGCCCTGCGCTGGCACGGCAAGGACGGCGCCTCGCGAACCTGCTCCTTCGAGGAGCTCAGCCAGCTCAGCTCGCGCTTCTGCGGCTGGCTTCGCGCTCACGGCGTGGGCGAGGGGGATCGCGTGGCCGGCTTCTTGCCTCGCATCTCCGAGACGATCGCCGTCATACTCGGCACGTGGAAGGCTGGCGGAGTCTACGTCCCGATCTTCACCGGCTTCGGCGCCGACGCCATCGAGTTCCGGGTGAGGCACAGCGAGGCTAAGGTCCTGTGCACGCAGTGGGAACACCGACCGCGCGTGCCGGCGCCGCTGCCGGGCGGCGCCCCCATCGTCACCATCGCCGGCCGCGCCCCGCTCCCGGAGGGAGATGTGAGCTTCGGGGCCGCCGTGGGGGGACCGCCCGATCGCGTGGCACCCGTGGTGCGTCGACGGGACGATCCCGCCGTCCTGCTCTACACCTCCGGCTCCACGGGCGCTCCCAAAGGGGTGCAGATCGCCGCCAATTTCGTGGCCGCGGTGCATCCGTGGATGCTCTACGGCGTTGACCTTCGTCCAGACGACGTCTTCTGGCCGACCGGCGATCCAGGCTGGGGTTACGGCCTCGTCTGCTACATGGTTGCCCTGGCCATGGGTACCACCGTGTCGTGCCACGAGGGGCCGCCCTCGCCCGAGTATTGCCTCGAGCGTCTATCCCGCGACGGTGTCACCAACCTCGCCACCACACCGACCGTGCTCCGCGGCATCATGGCGCTTCCCCCGGATTGTCTCCGACGCGCACCCGTCCGTTTGCGTCGGGTCAGCAGCTGCGGGGAGCCCCTCAACGCGGAGGTGGTGCGCTTCTTCCAGGACCGCTGGAACGTCACCGTGATGGACCACTACGGCGCAAGCGAGTTCGGCCTCCCCATCGGCAACGGCAGCGCGCTCGAGATGGAAGTGCGGCCCGGCTCCATGGGTCTCCCGTTTCCCGGATGCACGATGGCCATCGTGGATGACGAAGGTCGCGAGGTCGCGCGAGGGGAAGTCGGGCATATCGCCATGCGCCAGGATCCCCAAGGGTACTACGCTCTCGGCTATTGGCGAGACGAGGCGCGGTGGCGCGAAGCTCATCGGGGCGGGTGGATGACCATCGGCGATCTCGGTCGACGCGATGGCGACGGATACTTCTGGTTCGAAGGCCGAGCTGACGATGTGATCAAGAGCGCGGGCTACCGGATCGGGCCCTTCGAGGTCGAGAGCGCCATTCTTCTCCACCCTGCCGTCGCGGAGGCGGCGGTGGTGGGCCGGCCGGATCCGCTGCGAGGACAGATCGTCGCGGCGTTCGTGGTCCTGAAGCCCGGAGGACGGTCGTATCCCGGGCTCACGGAGGAGATCGTCGAGATCGTCAAGACCCGGGTGGGAAGGCACCAGTACCCGCGCGAGGTCGAGTTTCTGACGGAGCTGCCCAAGACGGAGACGGGAAAGATCCAGCGCTTTCTGCTGCGCCGGCCCACGTCGCCCGCGCACGCCAAGGAGCGAGCATGA
- a CDS encoding M20/M25/M40 family metallo-hydrolase has protein sequence MEKQAQAAAAAVDTRELVSLLQQMVRIRSYSAGGEEGTIARFMRDYLAKLGLEVELQEVQPDRFNCISRMPGAGGGTSLMLNGHLDTNPAGEGWTKDPLGGDVDDECIYGIGVSNMKAADAAYVAGLHAVQRAGIRLRGDVILAHVVGELQGGVGTVHMLEQGVRADRFVVGEPTDNSALTLHAGSLEAELTVHGRTRHLSKMEEGVDAIAKMFTVIPALNAMSFSGPDRADYRGLRRVGIGVIRGGLGPEYQDWRPSLLADRCSIKFSARYSPGQTPEMVAEDIRALIARMQKDDPDLVADVRLNQSGQRMLMGPFEVARDADIVQTVARAHREVVGEEPKIGDVAPYKFYGTDAAHLSRAGMTGLVYGPGGKYNTMPDERVELRDLFNAARVYARVIVETCA, from the coding sequence ATGGAGAAGCAGGCTCAGGCCGCAGCCGCCGCCGTCGACACTCGGGAGCTCGTCTCGCTCCTCCAGCAGATGGTGCGCATCCGCAGCTACTCCGCGGGCGGCGAAGAGGGCACCATCGCTCGCTTCATGCGTGACTATCTCGCCAAGCTCGGCCTCGAGGTCGAGCTCCAGGAAGTCCAGCCCGACCGCTTCAACTGCATCAGCCGGATGCCGGGGGCGGGCGGCGGCACCAGCCTCATGCTCAACGGCCATCTCGACACCAATCCCGCGGGCGAGGGCTGGACGAAGGATCCCTTGGGGGGCGACGTCGACGACGAATGCATCTACGGGATCGGCGTGTCCAACATGAAGGCCGCGGACGCGGCCTACGTGGCGGGGCTTCACGCGGTGCAGCGGGCGGGAATCCGGCTCCGGGGGGATGTGATCCTGGCCCACGTCGTCGGCGAGCTGCAGGGCGGCGTGGGCACGGTGCACATGCTCGAGCAGGGCGTCCGCGCCGACCGGTTCGTGGTGGGGGAGCCGACCGACAACTCGGCGCTCACCCTGCACGCGGGATCGCTCGAGGCGGAGCTGACCGTGCACGGGCGAACGCGGCACCTCTCCAAGATGGAAGAAGGCGTCGACGCCATCGCCAAGATGTTCACGGTCATCCCCGCCCTCAACGCCATGTCTTTCTCGGGACCGGATCGGGCGGACTACCGGGGGCTCCGGCGCGTGGGCATCGGCGTCATCCGCGGCGGGCTCGGGCCCGAGTACCAGGACTGGCGGCCCTCCCTCCTGGCTGATCGCTGCTCGATCAAGTTCTCCGCGCGCTACAGTCCGGGGCAGACGCCGGAGATGGTCGCCGAGGACATTCGGGCGCTCATCGCGCGCATGCAGAAGGACGATCCCGATCTGGTGGCGGACGTGCGCCTGAACCAGAGCGGGCAGCGGATGCTCATGGGACCCTTCGAGGTCGCGCGGGACGCGGACATCGTGCAGACCGTCGCGCGCGCGCATCGGGAGGTCGTCGGGGAGGAGCCGAAGATCGGGGACGTGGCCCCATACAAGTTCTACGGCACCGACGCCGCGCACCTGTCGCGGGCGGGAATGACGGGGCTGGTGTACGGGCCGGGAGGCAAGTACAACACCATGCCGGACGAGCGGGTGGAGCTACGCGATCTCTTCAACGCGGCACGCGTGTACGCGCGCGTGATCGTGGAGACGTGCGCGTGA
- a CDS encoding LLM class flavin-dependent oxidoreductase yields the protein MKFGLYSSIANPPRGENLDRSIDEVIAEAQLAEASGFDSCFFGEHHQDKDGFLPSPLIVATAVASHTRRLNVGTSVILLPLHHPVRVAEDVITLDLVSKGRVILGVGIGYQPADFRAFNVPMEHRVELFEEGVEIIRKCWSGEPFSHRGKHYTLEDVQIRPRPFQQPSPPLWIGASVPAAIRRAGVLADAFVATPSTTLDSAVSQVEAYQEAARKSGRTPRVVFMRDAWVAQTRGEAESVYGPEVMTAYQYYWQNRLAEFRNIPPGTEFTLKNLAPHRLIVGDPETCVREFHRWKESTGAEYFLLRLRHAHSGGPSHDKIMAAIKLFGDKVLPHCR from the coding sequence ATGAAATTCGGTCTCTACAGCTCGATCGCCAATCCGCCTCGGGGCGAGAATCTGGACCGCTCCATCGACGAAGTCATCGCCGAGGCCCAGCTGGCCGAGGCGAGCGGCTTCGACTCGTGCTTCTTCGGCGAGCACCACCAGGACAAGGACGGCTTCCTGCCCTCGCCGCTGATCGTGGCCACCGCGGTGGCCTCCCACACGCGCCGGCTCAACGTCGGCACCTCGGTGATCCTGCTCCCCCTGCATCACCCGGTGCGCGTGGCCGAGGACGTCATCACGCTGGATCTGGTCTCCAAGGGCCGCGTCATCCTGGGGGTGGGCATCGGCTATCAGCCCGCCGACTTCCGCGCCTTCAACGTGCCCATGGAGCACCGCGTGGAGCTCTTCGAGGAGGGCGTGGAGATCATCCGCAAGTGCTGGAGCGGGGAGCCATTCTCCCATCGCGGGAAGCACTACACGCTCGAGGACGTGCAGATCCGCCCGCGGCCGTTCCAGCAGCCGTCGCCGCCGCTGTGGATCGGGGCCAGCGTGCCCGCGGCCATCCGTCGCGCGGGCGTCCTCGCCGACGCCTTCGTGGCCACGCCCAGCACCACGCTGGACAGCGCCGTGAGCCAGGTCGAGGCCTACCAGGAGGCGGCGCGGAAGTCGGGACGGACGCCGCGGGTGGTCTTCATGCGCGATGCGTGGGTCGCGCAGACCCGGGGGGAAGCCGAGAGCGTGTACGGCCCCGAGGTCATGACCGCGTACCAGTACTACTGGCAGAACCGGCTGGCGGAGTTCCGCAATATTCCGCCGGGCACGGAGTTCACCCTGAAGAATCTCGCGCCCCATCGGCTCATCGTGGGGGATCCCGAGACGTGCGTGCGGGAGTTCCATCGCTGGAAGGAATCGACGGGAGCGGAGTATTTCCTCCTCCGCCTGCGCCACGCCCATTCCGGCGGCCCCTCGCACGACAAGATCATGGCGGCCATCAAGCTCTTCGGCGACAAGGTGCTGCCGCACTGCCGCTGA